A section of the Pedobacter sp. HDW13 genome encodes:
- a CDS encoding TonB-dependent receptor, which yields MKLGFYAYIKEYILNFDCRFAATTLLMCLLLFKQGTTYGSIQTPAKPGLNLSISNLNIPAALALLEKKAGCSINYNRSIFTEKEKINLEVKNMQVNEVLKKILAGTRVTFKFADANTILLYKMADPVKPGRISGKVFDEKGETLPGASIKIIETGKATQTASDGSFTLITEPGKYTVEISYISYATQRVSEVEVKADKSTPLNIALKPDAKGLQDVIVTASYKKASVEGLLTRQKNASEISNGISAEQIARTPDKNIGESLKRISGVSTVDNKFVIVRGIGERYNAAQLDGVLLPSTEAQTRNFSFDLIPSNLVDNVVVSKTITADMNTSFGGGLVQINTKDIPTENFMSFTAGTSYNDQSTGKDFLSHKRGKYDYFGFDDGRRNFPEDLVHTDRGTVPNIGLSTAEYQKKLDDQSKKFTNDNFSIYKYKTAPSQNYQFTIGRLISLDTVRKNRLGFTGSLTYRNTQNINQFDNVRRSDWYYDYNNYGSKYSFNTTIGALFNIGLQLGQNRFSLRNTFTHLYNNELVRITGYDDANGTSDITAGMPPNRIQEVDDPTFTGLLQNKLSGQHQLNKIKLEWNAARTTIDRKEKDIGIATSTPHKIGNEYLYFYYTSPLIQGNILPTSRHFYSNSEHHYSWSVDASAPFTVAGIRNTVKTGYFGVNKKGKFDWQIAALVNSPALADSLRYIPISEMANPANFGINGYNYAINAYYLNGYEGTSNTHAAYILFDNRFTEKIRLVWGLRTEYYKYTEIRNDININGKSEFKLPIEKTWQWLPSANLTYSPTEDINLRAAASSTVIRPELMDNSQFFRFDPNLGALFGNQGLSSTRINNYDIKAEWFPGLGEIISAGAYYKRFDKPTELTFILVNGNINYYIKNADEASVYGVEFELRKSLAFVAENQLLKNITVYGNLTLQKSSVVGTYNLRNPDPKLPDILAPIKQKRPMYGQSPYLINLGLQYTGEDFGFNIVYNKSGYKTYIVSSLFNQIEYEQPRAQIDLQLSYKFLKKKFEVKVNVGNLLNKASTFYVNTASYEVNPDRNVADLSDTGLRLKPGFSDKYDEGDQLRLRQKFGRTYSSSITYNF from the coding sequence ATGAAATTAGGGTTTTATGCCTACATAAAAGAATATATTCTCAATTTTGATTGCAGATTTGCAGCCACTACCCTGTTAATGTGCCTGTTGCTGTTTAAACAAGGAACAACCTATGGCTCAATACAAACACCTGCCAAACCAGGTTTAAACCTGAGCATTAGTAACCTGAATATTCCTGCAGCACTGGCCCTATTAGAAAAAAAAGCAGGCTGTTCTATCAATTACAACCGATCGATTTTTACCGAAAAGGAAAAGATTAACCTCGAGGTAAAAAACATGCAGGTAAATGAAGTATTGAAAAAAATACTTGCGGGTACCCGGGTAACTTTCAAATTTGCCGATGCCAACACCATTTTGCTTTATAAAATGGCCGATCCGGTAAAACCCGGAAGGATATCGGGAAAAGTTTTTGATGAAAAAGGCGAAACACTGCCAGGTGCATCGATTAAAATTATCGAAACAGGAAAAGCTACACAAACCGCCAGCGATGGCAGCTTTACCCTGATTACCGAACCAGGAAAGTATACGGTCGAAATCAGTTACATTTCTTATGCTACACAGCGCGTTAGCGAGGTAGAAGTAAAAGCTGATAAAAGTACACCGCTAAACATTGCCCTGAAACCCGATGCCAAAGGCTTGCAGGATGTGATTGTAACCGCCAGCTACAAAAAAGCTTCAGTTGAAGGTTTGCTGACCCGGCAAAAAAATGCATCAGAGATTAGCAACGGGATCAGCGCCGAGCAGATTGCCCGAACGCCTGATAAAAACATTGGCGAAAGTTTAAAACGAATTAGCGGGGTTAGTACGGTCGACAATAAATTTGTCATTGTTAGGGGAATTGGCGAGCGCTATAACGCCGCACAGCTTGATGGGGTATTGCTACCCAGTACAGAAGCACAAACACGTAATTTTTCTTTCGATCTGATTCCTTCAAATCTGGTTGATAACGTAGTGGTAAGCAAAACCATTACTGCAGACATGAATACCAGTTTTGGAGGGGGTTTGGTGCAAATTAATACAAAAGATATACCTACCGAGAATTTTATGAGTTTTACCGCTGGCACTTCTTATAACGACCAGAGTACCGGAAAAGATTTTTTAAGCCATAAACGAGGTAAATATGACTACTTCGGTTTCGACGACGGCAGAAGAAACTTTCCTGAAGATTTAGTACACACTGATAGAGGAACAGTTCCAAATATTGGATTATCGACTGCAGAATACCAGAAAAAACTCGACGATCAGAGCAAGAAATTCACTAACGACAATTTTAGCATCTATAAATACAAAACGGCCCCATCACAAAACTACCAATTTACCATTGGTCGCTTAATTAGTCTTGATACCGTCAGGAAAAACAGACTTGGTTTTACCGGCTCGTTAACCTATAGAAATACCCAGAATATTAATCAGTTTGATAATGTACGCAGGAGTGATTGGTACTACGACTACAACAATTATGGCAGTAAATATAGTTTTAACACTACAATTGGTGCCTTATTTAACATTGGCTTACAATTGGGGCAAAACCGCTTTAGCTTACGCAACACCTTTACCCACCTGTATAACAACGAGTTGGTAAGAATAACTGGATATGATGATGCAAACGGCACTTCAGACATCACAGCAGGCATGCCACCAAACCGTATACAGGAAGTAGACGATCCTACCTTTACAGGTCTTCTACAAAATAAATTAAGCGGGCAACACCAGTTAAACAAAATAAAGCTAGAGTGGAACGCAGCCCGCACCACTATAGACAGGAAAGAAAAAGATATCGGTATTGCCACCAGCACACCACATAAAATAGGTAATGAATATCTGTATTTTTACTATACTTCTCCCTTAATTCAAGGCAATATCCTACCCACTTCGCGTCATTTTTACAGCAACAGCGAACACCATTACTCCTGGAGTGTAGATGCCAGTGCACCATTTACTGTTGCAGGTATAAGGAATACAGTAAAAACCGGCTATTTTGGCGTTAACAAAAAAGGTAAGTTCGATTGGCAGATTGCCGCCCTGGTAAACAGCCCGGCATTGGCCGATAGCTTAAGGTATATCCCGATAAGCGAAATGGCTAATCCTGCAAACTTTGGCATAAACGGGTACAATTACGCCATCAACGCTTATTACCTCAATGGTTATGAAGGAACCAGCAATACCCATGCAGCCTATATCCTGTTCGACAATCGCTTTACCGAAAAAATCCGTTTGGTTTGGGGCCTCAGAACAGAGTATTATAAATATACCGAAATACGCAATGATATCAATATCAATGGTAAAAGTGAATTTAAGCTTCCGATCGAAAAAACCTGGCAATGGTTACCATCTGCTAACCTAACTTACAGTCCCACAGAAGACATTAATCTAAGGGCTGCTGCCTCAAGTACCGTTATCCGCCCCGAACTAATGGATAATAGTCAGTTTTTTAGATTCGACCCTAATCTTGGTGCCTTGTTTGGTAACCAGGGTTTAAGTAGTACCCGTATCAACAATTATGATATTAAAGCAGAATGGTTCCCAGGCCTGGGCGAGATCATTTCGGCAGGTGCATACTACAAACGTTTCGATAAACCAACCGAACTTACTTTTATACTGGTTAACGGCAATATCAATTACTACATCAAAAATGCCGATGAAGCCAGCGTATACGGCGTAGAATTCGAATTAAGAAAAAGTCTCGCTTTTGTAGCTGAAAACCAACTGTTAAAAAACATTACGGTATATGGTAACCTTACCTTGCAAAAATCGAGCGTAGTGGGCACATACAATCTTCGTAACCCGGATCCGAAACTTCCTGATATTTTAGCCCCAATAAAACAAAAAAGACCCATGTACGGCCAGTCGCCCTATTTGATCAACCTTGGCTTGCAGTACACAGGAGAAGATTTCGGGTTCAACATTGTGTATAATAAATCCGGTTACAAAACCTATATCGTGAGTTCGCTTTTTAATCAGATAGAATATGAACAACCACGTGCACAGATCGATTTACAACTTAGTTATAAATTTCTAAAGAAAAAATTTGAGGTCAAGGTAAATGTAGGAAATCTGCTAAACAAAGCATCAACATTTTATGTAAACACGGCAAGCTACGAAGTGAATCCGGATCGTAATGTGGCCGATTTAAGTGATACAGGTTTACGCTTGAAACCAGGTTTTAGCGACAAATACGACGAAGGTGATCAACTCAGACTCAGACAAAAATTCGGTCGTACTTATAGCTCTTCTATTACATATAATTTTTAA
- a CDS encoding metallophosphoesterase, producing MQRRTALRNIGGLFLLPSISIAAGTATKAPVLRVAHLTDIHLKNDLGAPKKFTKCLHHVQQQEPKVNLVLNGGDMVFDMNKERIDTINDQWKLFMDTVKNESAIQTQYCLGNHDIWWNEASKADAFYGKKYSMDKLHLAKPYYSFLKAGWKFIVLDSTHLDIDNTWYIGKLGEEQFNWLADELKATPKEIPVLVMSHIPILTALLMIEDDIVNKWTMLGGDMHTDTAKIINLFYQHPNVKLCLSGHLHMRDKVVYNEVTYLCNGAVSGAWWNGNRRETAPGYGLIDLFADGSFEESYVNY from the coding sequence ATGCAAAGAAGAACAGCATTAAGAAACATAGGCGGATTATTTTTACTCCCTTCAATAAGTATCGCTGCCGGCACTGCAACTAAAGCACCCGTACTGCGTGTGGCGCACCTTACTGATATTCATTTAAAGAACGATTTGGGGGCTCCTAAAAAGTTTACTAAATGCCTGCACCATGTGCAGCAACAGGAACCAAAGGTAAACCTGGTTTTAAACGGTGGCGATATGGTATTCGATATGAACAAAGAACGTATCGATACGATAAACGATCAATGGAAATTGTTTATGGATACCGTTAAAAACGAATCGGCTATTCAAACGCAATACTGTTTGGGCAATCACGACATCTGGTGGAATGAAGCCAGCAAAGCGGATGCATTTTATGGCAAAAAGTATTCGATGGATAAGCTACATCTGGCTAAACCTTATTATAGTTTTTTAAAAGCAGGCTGGAAATTTATCGTGTTAGACAGCACGCATTTAGATATCGATAATACCTGGTACATTGGCAAATTGGGCGAAGAGCAGTTTAACTGGTTGGCCGATGAACTAAAGGCTACACCTAAGGAAATACCAGTGCTTGTTATGTCGCACATACCTATACTAACAGCGTTGTTGATGATAGAAGATGATATTGTAAACAAGTGGACGATGTTGGGCGGCGATATGCATACCGATACGGCTAAGATCATTAATCTGTTTTACCAGCACCCCAATGTAAAGCTTTGCTTGAGTGGTCACCTGCACATGCGCGATAAGGTAGTGTATAATGAGGTAACTTATCTATGTAATGGTGCAGTATCAGGCGCCTGGTGGAATGGGAACAGGAGGGAAACGGCACCGGGTTATGGCCTAATTGATCTTTTTGCAGATGGCAGTTTTGAAGAAAGTTATGTGAATTATTGA
- a CDS encoding alkaline phosphatase, giving the protein MVKRSKLIWLLWLTGLGFQPLFAQQKLTANQAHSHNDYKQQIPLLSAYYAGMGSIEADIFYQNGELFVAHEHSEIKPGRTLKKLYIDPLVALFKENGNHAYPDAKKKLQLVIDIKEDHEHALPELIAELKAYGPIFDRKQNPDAINVVISGDVPAADRFQDYAEIISFDGRPYKSYTTSQLTRIAMISDDLANYAVWNGKGTPTPPDLKKLTDVVAKVHQMGKPFRFWNTKDSPNSWKELEKMGVDWVGTDHPEALKAFYQNRSKLEYTSPTAYNPYLPTYKSDGIQKKVKNVILLIGDGMGLAQIQAGLSANFGQSNMINLKHIGFSRTEASNSDFTDSAAGATAMATGYKTNNRYISVDVQGNKLTSIPDTLAKFGIKSGIISSGDITDATPAAFYAHQIERTMSKEIAADLENSHVDILVGSNRKSFTENSDAKLMDKLAQKGYTYRKTLDEFAAAKAGKQVVLLADSVTRRVLDGRGEMLKISLLKTIQLLSANAKGFFIMAEGAQIDHGGHANDLPFAVTEQQDFDRLVGEAIKFADRDGETLVIVTADHETGGLSLLDASFKNGMVRGNFSTDDHTNIMVPVFAYGPGATAFMGVYPNNTIFNKIIKAYQLK; this is encoded by the coding sequence ATGGTAAAAAGAAGTAAATTAATTTGGTTATTGTGGCTTACAGGGTTGGGTTTTCAGCCCCTGTTTGCCCAACAGAAACTAACCGCCAATCAGGCGCATAGCCACAACGATTACAAACAGCAAATACCGTTATTATCTGCTTATTATGCAGGTATGGGCTCAATTGAAGCCGATATATTTTATCAAAATGGCGAACTGTTTGTGGCGCACGAACATTCGGAGATTAAGCCCGGTCGTACCTTGAAGAAACTTTACATCGATCCGCTGGTGGCATTGTTTAAAGAAAACGGTAATCATGCTTATCCCGATGCTAAAAAGAAACTGCAACTGGTAATTGATATTAAGGAGGATCACGAACACGCCCTGCCTGAACTGATTGCTGAGCTCAAGGCGTATGGACCTATCTTCGACCGGAAACAAAACCCCGATGCCATAAACGTTGTCATCAGTGGCGATGTGCCTGCTGCCGATCGGTTTCAGGATTATGCTGAAATCATCTCTTTTGATGGTCGTCCGTATAAAAGTTATACTACAAGCCAGTTAACCCGTATTGCCATGATTAGTGATGATTTGGCAAATTATGCGGTATGGAATGGAAAAGGCACGCCTACACCACCCGATTTGAAAAAACTGACTGATGTAGTGGCTAAAGTGCACCAAATGGGTAAACCATTTCGTTTCTGGAACACCAAAGACAGTCCGAACAGTTGGAAAGAACTAGAGAAAATGGGGGTAGATTGGGTAGGTACCGACCACCCCGAGGCTTTAAAAGCTTTTTACCAGAACAGAAGCAAGCTCGAATATACCAGCCCTACAGCTTACAATCCTTATCTGCCTACCTATAAAAGCGATGGCATACAAAAGAAGGTAAAGAATGTAATCCTTTTAATTGGCGATGGTATGGGATTAGCGCAGATACAGGCCGGATTGAGTGCCAACTTCGGCCAATCGAATATGATTAATTTAAAGCATATCGGGTTTTCACGTACTGAGGCTTCCAATTCTGATTTTACCGATTCGGCGGCTGGTGCAACTGCTATGGCTACTGGTTATAAAACCAATAACCGTTACATCAGTGTGGATGTACAAGGTAATAAACTAACTTCAATACCCGATACGCTGGCCAAATTTGGTATCAAAAGTGGCATTATCAGTAGCGGCGATATTACCGATGCTACACCTGCGGCTTTTTATGCACACCAGATAGAAAGAACGATGAGTAAAGAGATTGCTGCGGATTTGGAAAACAGTCATGTAGATATATTGGTGGGTTCGAACCGCAAAAGCTTTACCGAAAACAGTGATGCCAAACTAATGGATAAACTGGCTCAAAAGGGATATACCTACCGTAAAACATTGGATGAATTTGCAGCAGCCAAGGCGGGGAAGCAGGTAGTGCTTTTGGCTGATTCGGTAACACGCAGGGTGTTGGATGGGAGAGGCGAAATGCTTAAAATATCTTTGTTAAAAACCATCCAGCTGCTTTCGGCTAATGCTAAAGGTTTTTTTATCATGGCTGAGGGTGCTCAGATAGATCATGGCGGCCATGCCAACGATCTTCCTTTCGCGGTAACCGAACAACAGGATTTCGACCGTTTGGTGGGAGAGGCCATCAAATTTGCTGATCGGGATGGGGAAACGCTGGTAATTGTAACTGCCGATCACGAAACTGGTGGCTTATCGCTTTTAGATGCTTCTTTTAAAAACGGAATGGTAAGGGGCAATTTCAGTACCGACGACCATACCAATATTATGGTGCCTGTATTTGCTTACGGACCTGGTGCTACCGCTTTTATGGGGGTGTATCCGAACAATACGATTTTTAACAAAATTATAAAGGCTTATCAGTTGAAGTAG
- a CDS encoding RagB/SusD family nutrient uptake outer membrane protein: MKTNIKYLAVLAVTIFASCTKQLDIVPEGSPSAQNFWKTKEDAIKAEAGMFEKYNEEDYYGRGMFWFINASDDMVTGRNKPEADNIKNFNRSYIGGGYTESQWSMRYAIIKRANDIITNVPGITMDETLKKQIIGDAYFNAGLVYFQLAANYGNDKAGVPIVTPDANPAMAVPRAKNVNENYDYIIGLLLKAADNLPYFKDMKATDYGKAHKTAAWAYLSKVYLYKKDYANAAKYADMVITSGQHDLITTSFADVFKASNNWSKEYIWSVVCTPSGGGTGWGSKLPGVMLTNKAWGIYNGWGYYLPTKELYDSYEVGDQRREATILKPGDKFMFFGSERSFTKDAGATSDYQFKKYMEPFTYANPIPTHVNPNGDNGTTDLNVPLMRYAEVLLIKAEAAINLSGAGAGDTELNKIRVRAGLTTKSGMTIDDLKRERRNELAGEWADRHRDLVRWGDAQAAYAKPLHNLDGSVIWPARNFNPQVHDVWAVPQREIDNSAGTIKQNAGW, from the coding sequence ATGAAAACGAATATAAAATACCTGGCTGTACTTGCCGTAACCATTTTCGCCTCGTGCACCAAACAGCTCGATATCGTACCGGAAGGTTCGCCATCGGCACAAAACTTTTGGAAAACCAAAGAAGATGCCATTAAAGCGGAAGCCGGCATGTTCGAAAAATACAACGAAGAAGATTATTATGGTCGTGGAATGTTCTGGTTTATCAATGCCAGCGATGATATGGTAACTGGTCGTAACAAGCCGGAAGCCGATAACATTAAAAACTTTAACCGGAGTTATATTGGCGGTGGCTATACCGAATCGCAATGGAGCATGCGTTATGCCATTATTAAAAGGGCTAACGATATCATTACCAATGTACCCGGCATTACAATGGATGAAACGCTTAAAAAGCAGATCATTGGCGATGCTTACTTTAACGCTGGTTTGGTGTATTTCCAGCTGGCAGCTAATTATGGTAACGATAAAGCCGGTGTGCCCATTGTTACTCCTGATGCCAATCCTGCCATGGCCGTACCTCGCGCTAAAAACGTAAATGAAAATTACGATTACATTATTGGGCTCTTGTTAAAAGCGGCCGATAACCTGCCATATTTTAAAGATATGAAAGCTACAGATTATGGAAAAGCACATAAAACGGCTGCCTGGGCATATTTATCGAAAGTGTATTTGTACAAAAAAGACTATGCCAATGCTGCAAAATATGCCGATATGGTAATCACTTCAGGTCAGCACGATTTAATTACGACCAGCTTTGCTGATGTTTTTAAAGCTTCAAACAATTGGTCAAAAGAGTACATCTGGTCGGTAGTGTGTACGCCTAGCGGCGGTGGTACTGGTTGGGGCAGTAAATTACCGGGGGTAATGCTTACCAACAAAGCCTGGGGTATTTACAATGGCTGGGGTTATTACCTGCCTACAAAAGAACTTTACGATTCGTACGAAGTTGGAGATCAACGTCGTGAGGCTACCATTTTAAAACCAGGCGATAAGTTTATGTTTTTTGGTAGCGAGCGTAGTTTTACCAAAGATGCGGGGGCAACTTCTGATTACCAGTTTAAAAAATACATGGAGCCATTTACTTATGCCAATCCGATTCCTACGCACGTTAACCCGAATGGCGATAACGGAACTACTGATTTAAATGTACCTTTAATGCGTTATGCAGAGGTACTTTTAATCAAGGCCGAAGCAGCAATTAATTTAAGTGGTGCAGGTGCGGGCGATACCGAACTGAATAAAATCAGGGTGAGGGCAGGGCTTACTACAAAATCGGGTATGACGATTGATGATTTAAAACGCGAAAGACGTAATGAGTTGGCTGGTGAATGGGCCGACCGTCACCGCGATTTGGTAAGATGGGGAGATGCACAGGCGGCTTATGCCAAACCTTTGCACAATTTGGATGGCAGCGTTATCTGGCCAGCCAGAAATTTCAACCCACAGGTACATGATGTTTGGGCGGTTCCACAGAGAGAGATCGATAACAGCGCCGGAACGATCAAACAAAATGCAGGATGGTAA
- a CDS encoding TonB-dependent receptor, translating to MKYSCLTFSIICIFCSSLLASAGMAQRLEKSSVTIKISKGRRLNEIVKEIEAASGLSFVYNPDLLQERNTFVSGDFKMEPVRSLLDKLGLSVVEKGDYVILNNATFNKPDRIVTGVVKDSSGVTLPGVSVKVVGTQSGTITDANGAFRIEASAQTVLSFSMIGYRTKEVTVGENPIINVTLIEERSNLGEVVVVGYGTQKKETLTGAISIVSLDKLSSRSVNSVGDVLAGKSPGVIVTNEGGDPTSTPRINIRGSGGLNGESVLYVIDGSIFLGTPQLNPNDIESISVLKDAAAAIYGARASGGVVLITTKKGKSGKMQVSFDAKLGQQSAWRKLEPLNAEQRAQVAATAAKNGGTTILPAFDASKYPDGQVTRTNWMDEVFRDGLLQDYNAAINGGNEKSNFYLSFNYRNAEGIVLNTKTQRYNFRINSEHELAPWLKVGENLSYSSTNGNGANTSSDYTGALLSAIYYPTNGTPYTANGSFAGLPGGQYAGDYGDIINPVAELQRIDVNNPVNVLVVNPYVTLKLAKGLTFRSNLSITKRDATYKSFTPKRPEVGKPVLSNSLQQSSDQSSDFLTEQVLSYKEIFGKHSLDVTGGYTFQKTKNSGLSTSGAGFDDESPQYRYLANATVIQPSSSYYNANAVSSLFLRANYNYGEKYLLSLIGRRDGVSLLAKDNRTRNYVSASAGWLITKEDFLKDASWLNELKVRGSYGILGNLGSLPQTAVNPLLAATQSYFGQTPTLQTGYVSTILANTGLTWAESKQTNFGLDVTVLNRLSLVADYFIKDIDKMILTRTLPGTAGLGTQTINAGKVRDKGIELGLTYNSDKNAAFTYSVNATLTKINNKVINLGDGLQNIAVGTNFRNELAPLSINVGQPLYSYYVLKTEGIFQSQAEADNYKNASGQKIQPNAKAGDFKFADLDGNGSIDSKDRYFAGSAYPDFSYGLSFNASYKNFDFNIFAQGVQGNKLFNAVKRTTYSASGPSYNKLVGILDAWSPENPGGKVPIISTSDSNGNFNASDFYIEDGSYLRIRNVTLGYSLPKQLTSKLRTGAIRVYATANNLFTITNYSGFDPEIGMDNNGLDVGRYPQARSFILGLSVNL from the coding sequence ATGAAATATTCATGCTTAACATTTTCAATTATCTGCATATTCTGCAGTTCACTACTGGCATCAGCTGGCATGGCCCAACGCTTAGAAAAAAGTAGTGTAACCATTAAAATTAGTAAAGGCCGCAGGCTTAACGAAATTGTAAAAGAAATAGAGGCCGCATCGGGTTTAAGTTTCGTTTACAATCCCGATTTGCTTCAGGAAAGAAACACTTTTGTAAGCGGCGACTTTAAAATGGAGCCTGTTCGCTCACTTTTAGATAAATTAGGACTTAGCGTTGTAGAAAAAGGCGATTATGTAATTCTGAACAATGCTACTTTCAACAAACCCGATCGCATTGTAACCGGTGTGGTAAAAGATTCGAGCGGCGTTACGCTTCCGGGGGTTTCGGTAAAAGTAGTGGGCACGCAAAGCGGTACCATTACCGATGCCAATGGTGCTTTCAGGATTGAGGCCAGTGCGCAAACGGTTTTGTCTTTCTCCATGATTGGCTACAGAACCAAAGAAGTAACCGTGGGCGAAAACCCGATAATTAATGTTACGCTAATTGAAGAAAGATCGAACCTGGGAGAGGTAGTAGTGGTAGGTTACGGTACGCAAAAGAAAGAGACTTTAACCGGCGCCATTAGCATTGTTTCGTTAGATAAGTTATCATCACGTTCGGTAAACAGCGTAGGCGATGTGCTTGCAGGTAAATCGCCCGGCGTAATTGTGACCAATGAAGGTGGCGACCCAACTTCTACGCCGCGGATCAATATCCGTGGATCGGGTGGACTTAACGGAGAAAGTGTATTGTATGTAATTGATGGATCGATCTTTTTAGGTACTCCACAGCTTAACCCGAATGATATTGAGTCGATTTCAGTATTAAAGGATGCGGCAGCCGCAATTTATGGCGCGCGTGCATCGGGTGGTGTAGTACTGATAACTACTAAAAAAGGAAAGAGCGGTAAAATGCAGGTTAGTTTTGATGCCAAATTAGGGCAGCAAAGTGCCTGGAGAAAGTTAGAACCGTTAAATGCCGAGCAACGCGCACAAGTAGCCGCAACTGCAGCTAAGAATGGTGGAACAACCATTTTACCAGCTTTTGATGCCAGCAAATACCCTGACGGACAGGTTACCCGTACCAACTGGATGGATGAGGTATTTAGAGATGGATTATTGCAGGATTATAATGCAGCCATAAACGGTGGAAATGAAAAATCGAATTTTTACCTGAGCTTCAATTACCGTAATGCGGAAGGAATTGTATTGAACACCAAAACCCAGCGTTACAATTTTAGAATCAATTCTGAGCACGAGTTGGCACCTTGGTTAAAAGTGGGCGAGAACCTATCATATAGCAGTACCAATGGCAATGGCGCCAACACCAGCAGCGATTATACTGGTGCACTTTTATCAGCCATTTATTACCCCACAAATGGTACACCTTACACTGCCAATGGTAGTTTTGCAGGTTTACCTGGCGGTCAGTATGCAGGCGATTATGGCGATATTATTAACCCTGTTGCCGAATTACAGCGTATTGATGTTAACAATCCCGTTAACGTATTGGTGGTAAATCCTTATGTAACCTTAAAACTGGCCAAAGGTTTAACTTTCCGGTCAAATCTGAGCATTACCAAAAGAGATGCCACCTATAAGAGTTTCACTCCGAAAAGACCCGAAGTAGGTAAGCCAGTATTGAGCAATAGCCTGCAACAAAGCAGCGATCAATCAAGCGACTTTCTTACTGAGCAGGTATTGAGCTATAAAGAAATTTTCGGTAAGCACAGTTTAGATGTTACTGGTGGCTATACTTTCCAAAAGACAAAAAACAGCGGATTGAGTACGTCAGGTGCTGGTTTTGATGACGAATCGCCGCAGTACCGTTACCTGGCCAATGCAACCGTAATCCAGCCTTCATCAAGTTATTATAATGCCAACGCGGTATCATCGTTGTTTTTAAGGGCAAACTATAATTATGGTGAAAAGTACCTGTTGTCGTTAATTGGTCGTCGTGATGGTGTATCGTTACTGGCAAAAGATAACAGAACCCGTAATTATGTTTCTGCATCGGCAGGATGGTTAATCACCAAAGAAGATTTTCTTAAAGATGCCAGTTGGTTAAACGAATTGAAAGTAAGGGGCAGTTACGGTATACTGGGTAACCTGGGTAGTCTTCCTCAAACGGCTGTTAATCCTTTGCTGGCGGCAACTCAAAGTTATTTCGGACAAACCCCAACGCTACAAACGGGTTATGTATCGACCATATTAGCCAATACCGGTTTGACATGGGCAGAGAGTAAACAAACTAACTTCGGACTTGATGTTACCGTATTGAACAGATTGAGTTTAGTAGCGGATTATTTTATTAAAGATATTGATAAGATGATTTTAACCCGTACACTTCCAGGTACAGCGGGTTTAGGTACGCAAACCATCAATGCAGGTAAAGTTAGAGATAAGGGGATAGAATTAGGCTTAACTTATAACAGCGATAAAAATGCAGCTTTTACCTATTCGGTTAATGCAACACTCACTAAAATAAACAACAAGGTAATCAACCTTGGTGATGGATTGCAGAACATTGCAGTAGGTACCAATTTCCGTAACGAGCTTGCACCACTTTCGATCAATGTTGGTCAACCTTTGTATAGCTATTATGTGTTAAAAACTGAAGGGATTTTCCAGTCGCAGGCCGAAGCCGATAACTATAAAAATGCGAGCGGACAAAAAATCCAGCCGAATGCGAAAGCCGGCGATTTTAAATTTGCCGATTTAGACGGCAATGGTTCAATTGATAGTAAAGACCGTTATTTTGCAGGTAGTGCCTATCCCGATTTTTCTTACGGATTGAGCTTTAACGCCAGCTATAAAAACTTCGATTTTAACATTTTTGCACAAGGCGTACAAGGCAACAAGCTTTTCAATGCGGTAAAAAGAACTACCTACAGCGCAAGTGGACCATCGTACAACAAACTGGTAGGTATTTTAGATGCCTGGTCGCCAGAAAACCCTGGAGGTAAAGTGCCGATTATCTCAACCAGCGACAGCAACGGTAACTTTAACGCATCTGATTTTTACATCGAAGATGGTTCGTACCTACGCATCCGCAACGTAACCCTGGGTTATAGCCTGCCAAAACAATTGACCAGTAAACTTAGAACAGGTGCCATCAGGGTATATGCAACCGCCAACAACCTGTTTACCATTACCAATTATTCAGGTTTCGACCCCGAAATCGGGATGGATAACAATGGTTTGGATGTTGGTCGTTACCCACAGGCCAGAAGCTTTATCCTTGGTTTAAGTGTTAATCTTTAA